The Polyangium mundeleinium genome contains the following window.
GAAGAAGAGGCCGAGGCGGTCGTGGAGACGCTCGTACGCGCCGGATCGCCCGCGCGCGGCGTTGGCAGACGCGACGGTGGCGGCGAGGCCGAGCCCGAGGACGATCCAGCGGAGCCACGAGTGGAGCGTGAGGACGATCGGATAGAGCATTCCCGCGGGCGCACCTTGCCACGCGCGTGCTCGTTGGGCAGGACGATCGAGCGGGCGCGGCGGCGAACGTCGCCCGATCGAGGCCTCAGCGGGCTTGCAGAGCAGAGGGCGAGAGGCGCAGACTCGCGCCCGCCCCAAGGGGCGCGGAGGGCAGCCGGTGGGACGTTTTATCGAGGTCTCGACAGAGATCGGGGGCACGACGGTCGTGGCCCGGTGTGCGTCGGAGCAGGCGCTCGAAGCGCGCACGATGATCGAGCGGGGGTTCGGCCCGCTCGCCGGACGAAAGCCGGCTCGAAGGCGCGGTGGTCGTGTTCGGCTGGGCCGCCTACCGGCTCGAACGGCGCGAGGGCCAGCTCCTCGTGTGCGAGCCCAACTTCGACGAGGATCCGCGGCAATTTCGGCCCGACGTGACCGCGTCGCTCCGGGTCGTGGCGCGGCAGGTGGGGCTCGTGAAGATGCTCGGGGTCAAGCCGGAGGGGTGCCGCTTCGACGACAAGATCGTCGCGGACCGGGCGGCCTTGCGCGCCCCGGCGGTGGTTCTGCATCGGACGGGGATCGCGAAGGGCGGGGACGCCGGCTGGTACATGGGCCGCGCGGAGGCCAAGGGAAAACCGTCCGCCGAGGAGCTCGCCGGGTTCATGAGCTGCGGGCTCGTGCGGCTCGGCCGCGAGCGGCTGCTCGACGTGCTGGCGCTGCCCGTCGGGTACATCGCGCGATTCGACGGCGATACGCTGCTCGGGATCGCCGACGCGCGGAATCGCGAAGTGTATTCACCGAAGCGCGCGCGGACCTGACCGGCCTCTCTCCCGTGGCGCTTGGCAGGACCTTCGAGGCGCGGTAAGCCGCCGGGACCATGCCGGATTCGATCACGCGCCCGAGGAGACTGTGGACCGTGCTTTTCGTGGCGAGCCTCGCCGCGTGCAGCCGCGGATCCGCGCCGTCGGAGGTGTCCTCGCCGTCGGGCGGTTCGTCGGGGTCGACCGAGGCGGCCGCGGGCTCAGGGGCGTCTGCTTCAGCGAACACGCCGCCGCGGAGGAGCCCGCGGCTCGACGATCCGCGCTGGCAGCGGGCGATGGATGACGATCCGGCGGGACTTCAAGCGCTCGCGGACGCGCTCGGCGCGGCGGGGCTCGTGGAGGCGCTCGGGGACGGCGGGGCGATCCTGAGGACGGCGCTCTCCGCCTTGCCGCTCGCGGACGACGCGGATCTCGCGCTCGGCGTGCTCGGCAAGCGGGCGCTCGCGGCGACGGACGAGGAGCGCGGGCCCACGCTCGAAGCCGTCCTCGGCGTGGCGGGCCGGCCCGCGACGGCGCGGGACCCGCTCGATCCGGAGGGCGCGTCGGAGGCGGGCGCGGCCGTGCTCTCGATCGCGGCAAACCCTGCGCTCCCGCGCGAGCACCGGGCGCTCGCGGTCTCGGCCGCGCGGGCGCTTGCCGAAAAGAAGATCCTCGACCCGGCGAAGATCCCCGGCGATCTCGATCCGCCCTGACCCGAAAACCCTGGAAGACCGGGAGCGCCCGGGTTTGGCGCGCCGACCGGGCTTTCCATTCCGGCGGGTAAGCACATTTCTGGCAGCTTCGCGCCCGATATCGATGCGGGTCGCGCTTGAGTGGACCGGGTTTGCCGGGCGAAGCTCCGTGCATGACAAACGGATGGACGCTTCGCCGTGGGGTCGTGGCGGGGTTTTTCGGGGCGACGCTCTTGCTTTCGCCTTTCGCATTCGCCACGACGTATCAGGTCGGGCCGGGCAAACCCCATGCGAGTCTGAAAGCGGTGGCGTCACTGCTACAGCCGGGCGACGTGGTGGAGGTCGCCGGAAATACGACGTACGCGGGCGACGTGAAGCTCACGAAGTCGGGGACGAATTCGAACAAGATCACGATCCGAGGCGTGCGCGTGAACGGCAAGCGCCCGGTGCTCTCGGGCGGGACGAACACGCTGGAGGTCGGGGCCGACCATTATGTGATCGAGGGCTTCGAGGTGGTGGGGGGCAGCTCGCGTTGCGTGTTCCACCGCGGGCACGACATCCGGATCCGGGACACGGCGGTCCATGATTGCCCCTCGCACGGCATCCTCGGCGCGATGGACGGCTCCGGCTCGCTGACGCTCGAATACGTGGAGGTCTACAAGGCGGGGGCAGGCGACAAGCGCCACCCCATTTACATGGACACGGACGAGCACGCGCACCCGGGCGCCGTGTTCCGCATGCAGCATTGCTACGTGCACGACGGCCTCGGCGGGCACGCGGTGAAGAGCCGGGCCGAGCGGAACGAGATTTATTACAACTGGATCGAGGGCGCGTATTACCGCGAGCTCGAGCTCGTGGCGCCGGACGGCGAGGCCGAGGACGTGGCGCGCGAGGACGGCGACATCGTGGGGAACGTCTTCCGCAAGACGGGGACGTTTTACACCGTGCGCATCGGGAGCGACGCGACGGGCGGATCCACGAACGGCCGCTACCGCTTCGTGAACAACACGTTCCTCCTCGCGCAGGGATCGAAGCCGGTGGTGGAGATTTTCTGGGGCATCGAGAGCATCGAGATGCACAACAACGCGTTTTACCGGGTCGGGGGAGGCGCGGTCTCGATCCTGAAGCTCACGGACGTGGAATGGGC
Protein-coding sequences here:
- a CDS encoding immunity protein Imm33 domain-containing protein, whose amino-acid sequence is MFGWAAYRLERREGQLLVCEPNFDEDPRQFRPDVTASLRVVARQVGLVKMLGVKPEGCRFDDKIVADRAALRAPAVVLHRTGIAKGGDAGWYMGRAEAKGKPSAEELAGFMSCGLVRLGRERLLDVLALPVGYIARFDGDTLLGIADARNREVYSPKRART
- a CDS encoding thiamine biosynthesis protein, with the protein product MPDSITRPRRLWTVLFVASLAACSRGSAPSEVSSPSGGSSGSTEAAAGSGASASANTPPRRSPRLDDPRWQRAMDDDPAGLQALADALGAAGLVEALGDGGAILRTALSALPLADDADLALGVLGKRALAATDEERGPTLEAVLGVAGRPATARDPLDPEGASEAGAAVLSIAANPALPREHRALAVSAARALAEKKILDPAKIPGDLDPP